The following are encoded in a window of Halorarum salinum genomic DNA:
- a CDS encoding GNAT family N-acetyltransferase gives MELTVREATIEDGEGLLDLWHGFTSHLAEFNDRYEAKEGADEHWLSYFENQLIDSKYSTVLLAVDGGEEYVGVLEVRIVGEHPIFQLDRHGKIHGLFVREDARGDGVGRALLDAAEAWLSEEPRGVGFYRIDAVEGDEEARDAFRELGLDPMKHTFEGTL, from the coding sequence ATGGAACTCACCGTTCGCGAGGCGACGATCGAGGACGGGGAGGGGCTCCTCGACCTCTGGCACGGGTTCACGTCCCACCTCGCCGAGTTCAACGACCGATACGAGGCCAAGGAGGGCGCCGACGAGCACTGGCTCTCGTACTTCGAGAACCAGCTGATCGATTCGAAGTACAGCACGGTGCTGCTCGCCGTGGACGGGGGGGAGGAGTACGTCGGGGTGCTCGAGGTTCGGATCGTCGGGGAACACCCGATCTTCCAGCTCGACCGCCACGGGAAGATACACGGGCTGTTCGTCCGGGAGGACGCGCGGGGGGACGGCGTCGGACGGGCGCTGCTCGACGCCGCCGAGGCCTGGTTGAGCGAGGAGCCCCGCGGCGTCGGGTTCTACCGCATCGACGCCGTCGAGGGCGACGAGGAGGCGCGCGACGCCTTCCGCGAGCTCGGGCTGGATCCGATGA
- a CDS encoding PaaD-like zinc ribbon domain-containing protein, which yields MSRSDGDDRPDEDVSCPFCGSSDVVKDSDFGPEVSKSQYYCNACETPFERIKWGEARRPDTGR from the coding sequence ATGAGCCGATCCGACGGGGACGACCGGCCGGACGAGGACGTCTCCTGTCCGTTCTGCGGCTCCTCGGACGTCGTCAAGGACTCGGACTTCGGCCCCGAGGTGTCGAAGAGCCAGTACTACTGTAACGCCTGTGAGACCCCCTTCGAGCGGATCAAATGGGGCGAAGCCAGGCGCCCCGACACCGGCCGCTGA
- a CDS encoding Phenylacetic acid catabolic protein: MTDGWPAEAVDYVQAIADTKLMLSHWYAEQAFLGPNISDSIALFSLTQDEYGQVRQFFLQLEGQGRDGDWLREDREGDEFCNAATTDRPAPDWTRFEVRFGLTDRAALLLLDAIVHDDFAGLTDKMSEEEYSHFDFHDGWLEHLASSEPEEFQAALEETLPDVLAFVGPSEYDDGTDPLLEAGFTDRSVAELREAFLDHCEGLTSGTDVTVPEPDGLAAADWDGRRRRIVEGGIEANVLESIRGTRNKEFAAE; the protein is encoded by the coding sequence ATGACCGACGGGTGGCCCGCCGAGGCGGTCGACTACGTCCAGGCGATCGCGGACACGAAGCTCATGCTCTCGCACTGGTACGCCGAGCAGGCGTTCCTGGGGCCGAACATCTCCGACAGCATCGCGCTGTTCAGCCTCACGCAGGACGAGTACGGGCAGGTCCGCCAGTTCTTCCTCCAGCTCGAGGGACAGGGCCGCGACGGCGACTGGCTCAGGGAGGACCGCGAGGGCGACGAGTTCTGCAACGCCGCGACGACCGACCGGCCGGCGCCCGACTGGACGCGGTTCGAGGTCCGGTTCGGGCTGACCGACCGGGCGGCGCTGCTGCTGCTCGACGCCATCGTCCACGACGACTTCGCGGGACTCACGGACAAGATGAGCGAGGAGGAGTACTCCCACTTCGACTTCCACGACGGCTGGCTCGAACACCTCGCGAGCTCGGAGCCCGAGGAGTTCCAGGCGGCCCTCGAGGAGACGCTCCCCGACGTGCTGGCGTTCGTCGGCCCGTCCGAGTACGACGACGGCACCGACCCGCTCCTCGAGGCGGGGTTCACGGACCGCTCGGTCGCCGAACTCCGGGAGGCGTTCCTGGACCACTGCGAGGGGCTCACGAGCGGGACGGACGTCACGGTCCCGGAGCCCGACGGGCTGGCCGCGGCCGACTGGGACGGGCGCCGCCGCCGGATCGTCGAGGGCGGGATCGAGGCCAACGTTCTGGAGTCCATCCGGGGAACCCGGAACAAGGAGTTCGCCGCGGAATGA
- a CDS encoding phenylacetic acid degradation PaaB family protein: MNYEVLTRINPGDDLKHIGSVRAPSDKLAKNYADTTYDEEDWCYMVLVRRDDLVKVTGEPDERVTTGELA; the protein is encoded by the coding sequence ATGAACTACGAAGTACTCACCCGGATCAACCCGGGAGACGACCTGAAACACATCGGGAGCGTACGGGCGCCGTCGGACAAACTGGCGAAGAACTACGCGGACACGACGTACGACGAGGAGGACTGGTGTTACATGGTGCTCGTCCGCCGGGACGACCTCGTCAAGGTCACCGGCGAGCCGGACGAGCGGGTGACGACGGGTGAGCTGGCATGA
- a CDS encoding metal-sulfur cluster assembly factor translates to MSAHNVRVTGSDVDALDGVSEFERRLVERIDAEVMDPHVPVSLVEMGMIYDVHHEGADVTVEMTYPCMGCPAYQMLQDDVEEALLDLDGVEDVSIEVVWDPVWSKDRLDEDVQRKLRESGTAI, encoded by the coding sequence ATGAGCGCACACAACGTACGAGTCACGGGATCGGACGTCGACGCCCTCGACGGCGTCTCCGAGTTCGAGCGCCGGCTCGTCGAACGGATCGACGCGGAGGTGATGGACCCGCACGTCCCCGTCAGCCTCGTGGAGATGGGCATGATCTACGACGTCCACCACGAGGGCGCGGACGTGACCGTCGAGATGACCTACCCCTGCATGGGCTGTCCGGCCTACCAGATGCTCCAGGACGACGTCGAGGAGGCGCTCCTCGACCTCGACGGCGTCGAGGACGTGTCGATCGAGGTGGTCTGGGACCCCGTCTGGTCGAAGGACAGGCTCGACGAGGACGTCCAGCGGAAACTGCGGGAATCGGGGACTGCGATATGA
- a CDS encoding 1,2-phenylacetyl-CoA epoxidase subunit PaaC: protein MAATTPPPSEEKLKQQIQNGRMIESVEEMTPGYKEALKLPLQVNADIELMSAPCLFEQAMNAPSLDARGAELSTIQDEVGHSYISLRLLQNLGEDIDEIIYGREPQEWRSAYAFEMFLDDFAEQTVFHAFLDEAGLTLLSDIYENTSYAPWKRALLKVEKEEQFHIRHGRTWFRRLARKNENTKRKLQDAVDWLFPMGLELFGFPDDLKTHTDQFEYRIKGMTNDELRQAWMDEVVPLCEEYDVDVPAHYDEEADEYVLEFEFPVAFDETEKQWYFDDPVTWDDVLERWREGGPAQEEFVGMIQSGDLYDGVSQYTA from the coding sequence ATGGCAGCGACGACACCCCCACCGAGTGAGGAGAAACTAAAGCAGCAGATACAGAACGGCCGCATGATCGAGTCGGTCGAGGAGATGACGCCGGGCTACAAGGAGGCGCTCAAGCTGCCGCTGCAGGTGAACGCCGACATCGAACTGATGAGCGCGCCGTGCCTGTTCGAGCAGGCGATGAACGCGCCGAGCCTGGACGCCCGGGGGGCGGAGCTGTCCACCATCCAGGACGAGGTGGGCCACTCGTACATCTCGCTCCGGCTCCTCCAGAACCTCGGCGAGGACATCGACGAGATCATCTACGGACGCGAGCCCCAGGAGTGGCGGTCCGCGTACGCGTTCGAGATGTTCCTCGACGACTTCGCCGAGCAGACGGTGTTCCACGCCTTCCTCGACGAGGCCGGGCTCACCCTGCTCTCGGACATCTACGAGAACACCTCCTACGCCCCGTGGAAGCGGGCGTTACTGAAGGTCGAGAAGGAGGAGCAGTTCCACATCCGCCACGGTCGGACGTGGTTCCGCCGCCTCGCGAGGAAGAACGAAAACACGAAGCGGAAGCTCCAGGACGCGGTCGACTGGCTGTTCCCGATGGGGCTCGAACTGTTCGGGTTCCCGGACGACCTGAAGACCCACACCGACCAGTTCGAGTACCGCATCAAGGGGATGACGAACGACGAGCTCCGCCAGGCGTGGATGGACGAGGTCGTCCCGCTGTGCGAGGAGTACGACGTCGACGTCCCGGCCCACTACGACGAGGAGGCCGACGAGTACGTCCTCGAGTTCGAGTTCCCCGTCGCGTTCGACGAGACGGAAAAGCAGTGGTACTTCGACGACCCGGTCACCTGGGACGACGTGCTGGAGCGGTGGCGCGAGGGCGGCCCCGCACAGGAGGAGTTCGTCGGGATGATCCAGAGCGGCGACCTCTACGATGGCGTCAGCCAGTACACGGCCTGA
- a CDS encoding SDR family NAD(P)-dependent oxidoreductase yields MGRPSIRDQIGFDDRVVCVTGGAGGIGTAIGEAVAELGADVALADVDVDGARGNARSLEEEYGVDALAVETDVSNYDDARAMVDAVEDGLGPIDALVNNAGVANTEPFAETDPADWDTLIGVALYGTLNCTHAVLPSMKARGEGVVVNFASGSYRGNDPGLSVYGAAKAANVSFTKTLAKEVGEDGVRVNCVSPGTVRTPATEEWVAEHEDAIAEAYALKRIGEPEEVANVVALLASEATGWVTGEVVHVDGGYVRR; encoded by the coding sequence ATGGGTCGACCCAGCATCAGGGACCAGATCGGATTCGACGACCGGGTAGTGTGTGTCACCGGCGGCGCCGGGGGGATCGGGACCGCCATCGGCGAGGCGGTCGCGGAACTCGGGGCGGACGTCGCCCTCGCGGACGTCGACGTCGATGGCGCGAGGGGGAACGCTCGCTCGCTGGAGGAGGAGTACGGCGTCGACGCGCTCGCGGTCGAGACGGACGTCTCGAACTACGACGACGCGCGGGCGATGGTCGACGCGGTGGAGGACGGCCTCGGTCCGATCGACGCGCTCGTGAACAACGCCGGCGTCGCGAACACCGAACCGTTCGCGGAGACCGACCCGGCCGACTGGGACACGTTGATCGGCGTCGCCCTGTACGGGACGTTGAACTGCACGCACGCCGTCCTCCCGTCGATGAAGGCGCGGGGCGAGGGCGTCGTCGTCAACTTCGCCAGCGGGTCCTACCGCGGCAACGATCCGGGGCTCTCCGTCTACGGCGCCGCGAAGGCGGCGAACGTGTCGTTCACGAAGACGCTCGCGAAGGAGGTGGGGGAGGACGGCGTCCGCGTCAACTGCGTCTCGCCGGGAACCGTCCGGACGCCAGCGACCGAGGAGTGGGTCGCCGAGCACGAGGACGCCATCGCGGAGGCGTACGCGCTGAAGCGCATCGGCGAACCGGAGGAGGTCGCGAACGTGGTCGCGCTCCTGGCGAGCGAGGCGACCGGGTGGGTGACCGGCGAGGTCGTCCACGTCGACGGCGGGTACGTCCGACGGTAG